In the genome of Candidatus Paceibacterota bacterium, the window CCCAACACTGTCCATCTCTCTTTTGCTCCGATCCTTCTCTGAACTGTACATACCCACCTCTCCCTTTTGGGTAGGGTGCCCAACTCCCTAATGTCTTTAGGGAAAGCGGGAGATATGGAAAAGATTTTATGGATATACCAGACGAAAAAATCCAGAAACTCCGAGAGATATACCGTAAAGAATACGGGGTTGAAATCTCTGACGAGGAGGCAAAAGTACTCGGCGAATATCTCGTGAACCTTTTTCGTGCTGTATACAATGTTTGAAATCCTATAGAATAAACTTATGCGTACACCACCGTCAGACCTCAAATATTTCCTCTATGCTCGCAAGTCCACGGAAAGCGAGGATAGACAGGCGGCTTCCATTGAGGATCAGGTTTCCGAAATGAAGCGTTTGGCAGAGCGGTTGGGTATTCAGATTGCGGAAGTAATCACCGAAAGCCATTCAGCAAAGAAACCGAACAATCGTCCCCAGTTTACAAAAATGATGGAGCGTATTCACGCAGGAGAAGCCAATGCAATCTTGTGTTGGAAACTCAACCGCCTTGCCCGCAATCCCATAGACGGAGGTTTGGTGAGTTGGTCGCTTCAACAAGGAATAATCCAGCACATTCAGACCTTCGGCGGTGGTTTCAGTCCAGACGATAATGTGCTCCTTATGCAGGTTGAGTTTGGTATGGCAAACCAGTATGTGAAGGATTTGAGCGTGGACACTAAGCGAGGTATGCGTAAGAAGGCAGAGCGTGGCTGGTATCCTGCTGGCGTGCTTCCTGCGGGCTATGAGCACCGCCCAAGCGCAAGCAACACGGGTGAGGACGAGATTGTGCCGAATGATGATTTTTCACTGGTAAAGAACCTGTGGGGTAAGTTGCTCACGGGGCGCTATACGATAATGGACATAAAACGCGAGGGAGACAGAATAGGATTGCGTAATCGCAAGGGACAGAAATATTCAAAAAATAACTATTATGCGATGTTTGCCAATGAGTTCTACGCTGGTTGGTTTTATTGGGTGGACGAAAATGGAGTACACCAGCGCGTCCACGGCAAACACAAGGCAATGATTAGCGAGGAGGAGTTTAGGAAAGTGCGTATTTTCCTTGGCAACCAAGGCGGCAAGAATAGATTGGTACGGTACACGTTCCCATTCAGGGGGAAAATGGTGTGTGGCGAATGTGCACGAATGATTACCGCCGAGCAAAAGATACAGGCGCGGTGTACGAACTGTCGGCACAAGTTTTCAATCAAACACACGAACGTATGCCCGCAATGCGAGACGGTGCTACAAGATATGGATAGTCCGCACATTGTGGATCGTACCTATTACATCTGCGTTGGTGCTACCAAGAAAATTTGCTCACAGCGCGGTGCCGTAGAGCAGGGCGAACTTACGAAGCAAATAGACCAAATCCTTCAGAATGTCTCTATCCCCAAGAGTTTCCACGAGTGGGCTGTGGACGCAGTGAAGCACGTAACCGAAAAGGACGCGGTTGAGGATGGAGCGACGCTAAACGTAATGCGGAACCGTGAGAGCGACCTTGAACAGCAGTTGAACGAGGTAACAGTTATGCGTGCCCGTCAGGAGATAACCCCTGCACACTTCAGCAAGACAATGGCAAGGATTGAAAAAGACCTTACCGATATTCGCGGAGAGATTGGCAAAATGCACAAAAGCAAGATTGACTGGGGGCACATAGCGAACCAGTACCTCACCTTTGCAGAGACAGCGCAGGAGCGCTTTGAGAATGGAGACACGGCGACCAGAAAACTGATACTGGAGTGTATTAGTCCGAACCTGCTTTTGAAGGACAAAAAACTAAGCGTTGTAATGCCAAAACCACTGTTGGGTGTACGCTCTGCCTTCAATGTGCTATCCACTGACGTGCTGGGGTTAGAACCAGAAAAAGCCCTTGCGGGGCAAGGACTTTTTCAACGTATTGAACCCTCAAATACAATCGGGCTCCGCCTAGTAGACGACGTTCGAACCTATTGCCTTAGTGTACAAGTTAATCTTTTTGGAATTTAAGCAAATCAGTTTTAGAAAACAATCTTCTGTCAGTTGATTCTTTTATCATTCCAAATGATGGATTTTTACTGAAACCTATATACTCCACTTTCTTAGCTTTTGCTTTGATGACATATTTTATAGCAGGAATCAAATCTGTATCAGAACTAATTACTATCGCAGTGTCATACAAATTATCAACTGCACCTACAACTAAATCTACTGATAATTTAATATCAACACCTTTTTCTCTGATGCTGTTATTGTCGTACATTATTCGACCTCTTTTAATATCAAAATTTTCGGACTCCAGTCCTGCTAAGAATTTTTGTTGCCCTTTAACCATTTTCTCTCCTTTCTCTGTATTGTTAAAATTTTTAACTATGCCGATATAGTATCTTTTTGAAACAAGATTACGTTCACCAACAAGATGTTCGACAAAAGATGAGTAATCAAACTTCATTTCTCTTTCTGGCATCTCGGATTCCTTTAGTCTTTGGTAAGTATTTCCACCATCTATATAAATAGCAACTTTTTCTTTCTTAAACATATGTTTATTTTATCATAAACAAAACCACTCCTGCCGAAGCAGGAGTGGTGCTGTTAGTACGTATATGATTACATAATTTATAAAATAAATCAAGAGGACTGTTGATATGTTTATTTGATAAATTAGTTGAGAATAGCTCTAAAAAATAAGGTTATTTTTACTCTGCTCCACGGACAGGGCTCGAACCTGTGACCCAGCGATTAACAGTCGCTTGCTCTACCAACTGAGCTACCGTGGAATGTTTCAACATTTTACAAGAGAAGGAGAATATTGCAATACATAGGTTTTCACGATATGCTGTGTGTTCCGCGTGAAGCCAGACTTCGCGCGGATATTCATTTTAAAATCAATCAAAGACAATATTCATATGTCATTCATCAAGGAAGAGAAGACAAAAATCGTCGCAACAATCGGTCCGGCAACTGAGAGCGAAGAGATGCTCACCAAACTCACGAAAGCAGGACTCGATGTGATGCGACTCAACTTCTCGCACGGTGACCACCAAGAGCATCTTGGGCGTATTGTCGCGGCACGGAAGGTGTCAAAGAAGCTGGGGAAGACCGTGGCTATCCTGCAGGACCTTGCAGGACCCAAGATCCGTATCGGCGAGTTCTACCAAGAGCGCGTTATGCTTAAGAAAGGCAGTGTCTTTACACTCACAACGAAGAATGTTGTTGGCGACGAGACAAAAGTGTTTGTGAACTACAGAACGCTTCCGAAGGAAGTGAAGAAGGGTGGCACCATTTTACTTGATGATGGAAAGAAGAAGCTCGAAGTTGTCGGCAC includes:
- a CDS encoding recombinase family protein; this translates as MRTPPSDLKYFLYARKSTESEDRQAASIEDQVSEMKRLAERLGIQIAEVITESHSAKKPNNRPQFTKMMERIHAGEANAILCWKLNRLARNPIDGGLVSWSLQQGIIQHIQTFGGGFSPDDNVLLMQVEFGMANQYVKDLSVDTKRGMRKKAERGWYPAGVLPAGYEHRPSASNTGEDEIVPNDDFSLVKNLWGKLLTGRYTIMDIKREGDRIGLRNRKGQKYSKNNYYAMFANEFYAGWFYWVDENGVHQRVHGKHKAMISEEEFRKVRIFLGNQGGKNRLVRYTFPFRGKMVCGECARMITAEQKIQARCTNCRHKFSIKHTNVCPQCETVLQDMDSPHIVDRTYYICVGATKKICSQRGAVEQGELTKQIDQILQNVSIPKSFHEWAVDAVKHVTEKDAVEDGATLNVMRNRESDLEQQLNEVTVMRARQEITPAHFSKTMARIEKDLTDIRGEIGKMHKSKIDWGHIANQYLTFAETAQERFENGDTATRKLILECISPNLLLKDKKLSVVMPKPLLGVRSAFNVLSTDVLGLEPEKALAGQGLFQRIEPSNTIGLRLVDDVRTYCLSVQVNLFGI
- a CDS encoding NYN domain-containing protein, whose product is MFKKEKVAIYIDGGNTYQRLKESEMPEREMKFDYSSFVEHLVGERNLVSKRYYIGIVKNFNNTEKGEKMVKGQQKFLAGLESENFDIKRGRIMYDNNSIREKGVDIKLSVDLVVGAVDNLYDTAIVISSDTDLIPAIKYVIKAKAKKVEYIGFSKNPSFGMIKESTDRRLFSKTDLLKFQKD